In Leptospiraceae bacterium, one DNA window encodes the following:
- a CDS encoding STAS domain-containing protein: MNFNVQEINQVQVIDVQGNIDLYNIKHLKDLVDSLIAENKSKIILTLDNVPFIDSSGLGGLFYMINKIKKSGGMMKVTKSTKTLTNSIELILQDTNIQFCKTVDEAVKSF; this comes from the coding sequence ATGAACTTCAACGTACAAGAAATAAATCAAGTTCAGGTTATTGATGTTCAAGGAAATATAGACCTGTACAACATAAAGCACCTAAAAGATTTGGTCGATTCACTTATCGCAGAAAACAAATCAAAGATTATACTCACATTGGACAATGTACCTTTCATTGATTCATCAGGGCTTGGAGGTCTTTTTTATATGATAAATAAGATCAAAAAATCAGGCGGAATGATGAAGGTCACTAAATCCACCAAGACTTTAACAAATTCCATAGAATTGATCTTGCAAGATACGAATATTCAATTTTGTAAAACTGTGGATGAAGCAGTAAAGTCATTCTAA
- the bcp gene encoding thioredoxin-dependent thiol peroxidase has translation MGELKIGEKILSFSFTDEEGKSKDINSILGKKGIVLYFYPRDMTPGCTTEACDFRDNFGDIKKLGFSIAGVSGDSEASHQKFKDKYELPFILISDKDYNICKRFGVYRDKKFMGKVSKGIVRTTILLDKDLKILKVYDEVKVKSHVANIKNDIMELVK, from the coding sequence TTGGGTGAGCTTAAGATTGGAGAAAAAATTTTATCTTTTAGTTTTACAGATGAAGAAGGAAAAAGTAAAGATATAAATTCTATTCTTGGGAAAAAAGGTATCGTATTGTATTTTTATCCGAGAGATATGACTCCGGGTTGCACTACTGAGGCTTGTGACTTTAGAGATAATTTTGGGGATATAAAAAAATTGGGGTTTAGTATTGCAGGAGTTTCCGGAGACAGCGAGGCTTCTCATCAGAAATTTAAAGATAAGTATGAGCTTCCGTTTATTTTAATTTCAGACAAAGATTATAATATTTGCAAAAGGTTTGGAGTCTATAGAGATAAGAAATTTATGGGCAAAGTGAGTAAGGGAATAGTCAGGACTACGATTTTATTGGACAAAGATTTAAAGATTTTAAAAGTCTATGATGAAGTGAAGGTAAAATCTCATGTTGCAAATATTAAGAACGATATAATGGAATTAGTAAAATGA
- a CDS encoding leucyl aminopeptidase, with product MKIDESKLKFSVSRSSKKSSCLKIHHVFKDKISSDLKRKFDLQIGGNMFTGEWNQQLESSTENTIYLGLGDEDSLNIRKISEVYIKLGAKISKWKGVDLEIHLSKGLILSLTPFHELIYHLSVALEVGAYDLKVLSKEFKSNKRETCNITFIVEDENKIPDAKKSLEKAKIVSKYLNEARYIQHLPANYFTPVEFVERSREIAKTTNLNITVFDEDRLKREKFGGILAVSKGSPIKPKMILLEYMPKKKSRSVQLAIIGKGLTFDAGGISIKPSADMHEMKYDMSGAAVAIHAIAAIASLKLDISVIAAIGVVENMPDGEAIRPGDVYTAYNGTTVEVQNTDAEGRLVLGDVLAYVSKKYKPTYMVDLATLTGAVITALGHEAAALISNSGLFIDYIQKASNVSKDRVWEMPFWEEYGEDLKSDIADLKNITGGKGAGTLSAAQFLFKFIDPKIEWAHLDIAGTAWRGKPSGTQSSGPTGYGVRLLVELAEVLRNK from the coding sequence ATGAAAATTGATGAGTCAAAGTTAAAATTTAGTGTTAGCCGTTCAAGTAAGAAATCCTCATGTTTAAAAATTCACCATGTTTTTAAAGACAAGATCAGTTCAGATTTAAAACGTAAGTTTGATTTGCAAATTGGTGGGAATATGTTCACGGGAGAGTGGAATCAACAGTTAGAGTCTTCTACAGAAAATACGATTTACCTTGGTCTGGGCGATGAAGATTCACTGAATATTAGAAAGATTTCAGAAGTCTATATTAAGTTAGGTGCAAAAATTTCAAAATGGAAAGGTGTTGACCTTGAAATTCATTTATCAAAAGGACTTATCCTTTCTCTAACTCCTTTTCATGAGCTTATTTATCATTTATCTGTGGCCTTGGAAGTTGGAGCTTATGATTTGAAGGTGCTATCTAAGGAATTTAAAAGCAATAAAAGAGAGACTTGCAATATTACGTTTATAGTAGAAGATGAAAATAAAATTCCAGATGCAAAAAAATCATTAGAAAAAGCAAAAATTGTTTCCAAGTATTTGAATGAGGCTCGTTATATTCAACACCTGCCTGCTAATTATTTTACTCCTGTAGAATTTGTAGAGAGATCGAGAGAAATTGCAAAGACTACAAATTTAAATATTACGGTATTTGACGAGGACAGACTAAAAAGAGAAAAGTTCGGCGGAATTCTTGCGGTGAGTAAAGGCTCTCCCATAAAACCCAAAATGATTCTATTAGAATATATGCCTAAGAAAAAATCAAGATCAGTTCAGCTTGCAATTATTGGGAAGGGGCTTACATTTGATGCAGGTGGGATTAGTATCAAACCTTCGGCGGATATGCACGAAATGAAATACGACATGTCAGGGGCTGCAGTTGCAATTCATGCTATAGCTGCGATTGCAAGTTTAAAATTAGATATTTCTGTAATTGCTGCAATTGGAGTTGTAGAAAATATGCCGGATGGAGAAGCTATTCGACCCGGAGATGTATATACTGCTTACAACGGCACAACAGTAGAAGTGCAAAATACAGATGCCGAAGGAAGGCTAGTGCTTGGTGATGTTTTGGCATACGTCAGTAAAAAATACAAGCCTACATATATGGTGGATTTAGCTACACTCACAGGGGCTGTGATCACTGCACTTGGACATGAGGCGGCTGCCTTAATTTCTAATTCTGGACTTTTTATTGATTATATTCAAAAGGCTTCAAATGTATCCAAAGACAGGGTTTGGGAAATGCCTTTTTGGGAAGAGTATGGCGAAGATTTGAAAAGCGATATCGCCGATCTAAAAAATATTACTGGCGGCAAAGGAGCAGGAACTCTATCTGCGGCACAATTTTTGTTTAAATTTATTGATCCTAAAATCGAATGGGCTCATTTAGACATAGCCGGAACTGCATGGAGAGGAAAGCCTTCCGGTACTCAATCCAGTGGTCCAACAGGGTATGGTGTAAGGTTGTTAGTAGAGTTAGCTGAAGTTTTAAGAAATAAATAA
- a CDS encoding Ppx/GppA family phosphatase — MEKRNLAAIDLGTNSFHLVIVKVKQNSSFEILGKDKESVRLGSGAGLNEIITPEAMERGIACLKRFKLQADRQSADVRAIATSALREAKNRADFLKKAKTEVGIDIEVVSGVEEARLIYYGILQGLQIFDKKILMIDIGGGSTEILIGQKGNILFSQSLKLGSIRLTDKFFIGDPISNSDISHCKMHVEGMISHFKKEIEKHQPEIVVGASGTIQSIAQMNISTGSEELQRSLNNYTFSIEDLKKVRGILDSADTLKKRTKIPGLDARRADIIVAGSVILEKIFDTFQLKELTVSDYALREGIIYDSIQKAEGEKKSPFHNLDNIRLTAITNVSNSFPFEKEHSLHVKNLALKIFDELLDIHKCSGEEREYLEAAAILHEIGLGISHSSHHKHSYYIIRNAEAMVGFNFTEIEIIALIARYHRKSSPKPKHLEFQKLSAENQLLVKKLAGILRIADGLDRNHKQNIEDLNCEIQSKIILFKLRAKSGADTLLEIWSAQQKKELFEEVFDLKAGFVIV, encoded by the coding sequence ATGGAAAAGCGAAACCTTGCAGCAATCGACTTAGGCACGAACTCCTTTCATCTTGTCATAGTAAAAGTAAAACAAAATTCTTCTTTTGAAATACTTGGAAAAGACAAAGAATCCGTTAGACTTGGCAGTGGAGCCGGACTAAACGAAATCATCACTCCTGAAGCAATGGAAAGGGGAATCGCTTGCCTGAAAAGGTTTAAACTACAGGCAGACAGGCAAAGTGCAGATGTCAGGGCAATTGCAACTAGCGCTCTCAGAGAAGCAAAAAACAGAGCTGATTTTTTAAAAAAAGCAAAAACAGAAGTCGGAATTGATATAGAAGTAGTTAGCGGGGTAGAAGAAGCAAGGCTTATATATTACGGGATATTGCAAGGACTTCAAATATTCGATAAAAAAATTCTGATGATTGATATTGGCGGTGGGAGTACGGAAATTTTAATCGGACAAAAAGGAAACATACTTTTTTCTCAAAGTTTAAAATTAGGGTCGATTCGACTGACAGACAAATTTTTTATAGGAGATCCTATTTCCAATTCAGATATTTCTCATTGCAAAATGCACGTAGAAGGAATGATTTCCCATTTTAAAAAGGAAATTGAAAAACACCAACCAGAAATTGTGGTAGGTGCATCCGGTACAATTCAGTCCATTGCCCAAATGAATATATCGACCGGCTCAGAAGAACTTCAAAGAAGTCTGAACAATTATACATTTTCCATAGAGGATTTAAAAAAAGTCAGAGGTATTTTAGACTCGGCTGATACTCTAAAAAAAAGAACAAAAATCCCTGGATTAGACGCTCGGCGTGCAGATATTATCGTTGCAGGGAGTGTGATACTAGAAAAAATCTTTGATACTTTTCAACTAAAAGAGCTAACTGTTTCAGATTATGCTCTAAGAGAAGGAATAATATACGATTCAATTCAAAAAGCAGAAGGAGAAAAAAAATCTCCCTTCCATAACCTTGACAATATTCGTCTGACTGCGATCACAAATGTTTCCAACTCTTTTCCGTTTGAAAAGGAGCACTCTCTCCACGTAAAAAATTTGGCACTCAAAATATTCGATGAGCTTTTAGATATTCATAAATGCAGTGGAGAAGAAAGGGAATATTTAGAGGCAGCAGCTATCTTACACGAGATAGGTCTCGGTATTTCTCACAGCTCTCACCATAAGCACAGTTATTACATTATCAGAAATGCAGAAGCTATGGTAGGTTTCAACTTTACTGAAATCGAAATCATAGCACTCATCGCAAGATACCACAGAAAAAGCTCCCCTAAGCCAAAGCATTTAGAGTTCCAAAAACTTTCTGCAGAAAATCAGCTTCTTGTAAAAAAACTTGCAGGAATACTTAGGATTGCAGATGGACTGGACAGAAACCACAAACAAAACATTGAAGACCTAAACTGTGAAATTCAATCGAAAATCATTCTTTTCAAGCTAAGAGCCAAGTCGGGGGCAGACACTCTCTTAGAAATCTGGTCGGCTCAACAGAAAAAAGAGCTCTTTGAAGAAGTGTTTGATCTAAAAGCCGGGTTTGTGATAGTTTGA
- a CDS encoding rod shape-determining protein — MIFDNLYALFSNDMGIDLGTANTLVHVKGQGIVLSEPSVVAVQASTGRVLAVGQEAKRMLGRTPGDIVAIRPMKDGVIADFETVEKMIRYFIAKVHNRTTFVKPRIVIGVPSGITEVERRAVRESAEQAGAREIFLIEEALAAAIGANIPIHEPAGNMIVDIGGGTTEIAVISLGGMVIADSIRTGGDEFDEAIIKHLRGQYNLVIGDRTAEDIKLTIGNAFSEKKVDTMEVKGRDAISGLPRTLELDSNEVRKALKEPTDQILDGIKRVLERTPPELASDIVERGIVLTGGGCLLRGLELFLARETGVPVFRAENPLTCVVLGTGKYLDELKYIKPGVR; from the coding sequence ATGATTTTTGATAATTTATATGCCTTGTTTTCAAACGATATGGGAATCGATTTGGGAACGGCAAACACACTTGTTCACGTAAAAGGACAAGGGATTGTTCTGTCTGAGCCGAGTGTTGTAGCAGTTCAGGCTTCAACCGGTAGGGTTTTGGCTGTGGGGCAGGAAGCAAAAAGAATGCTCGGCAGAACCCCTGGTGATATTGTTGCCATTCGACCGATGAAGGATGGAGTGATTGCAGATTTTGAAACTGTAGAGAAAATGATTCGTTATTTTATAGCAAAAGTCCATAACAGAACTACATTTGTTAAGCCAAGGATTGTAATCGGAGTACCTTCAGGGATTACTGAAGTGGAAAGAAGAGCCGTAAGAGAATCCGCAGAGCAAGCAGGGGCAAGGGAGATTTTTTTGATAGAAGAGGCACTCGCTGCTGCAATCGGTGCCAATATCCCTATTCACGAGCCTGCCGGAAATATGATTGTAGATATTGGTGGTGGAACCACAGAAATAGCCGTAATTTCTTTGGGAGGAATGGTGATTGCAGATTCTATCCGAACGGGTGGGGATGAGTTTGACGAGGCTATTATTAAGCACCTCAGAGGTCAGTACAATTTGGTAATTGGAGACAGAACCGCTGAAGACATTAAACTTACAATTGGAAATGCTTTCAGTGAAAAAAAAGTAGATACAATGGAAGTAAAAGGAAGGGACGCTATTTCCGGTTTACCTAGAACCTTAGAATTGGACTCAAACGAAGTAAGAAAAGCACTCAAGGAGCCTACAGATCAAATCTTAGACGGAATCAAGAGAGTATTGGAAAGAACTCCACCCGAACTCGCGTCGGATATAGTAGAAAGAGGGATCGTTCTTACTGGTGGGGGTTGTTTACTTCGAGGATTGGAGCTTTTCCTTGCAAGAGAAACCGGTGTGCCTGTGTTTAGGGCAGAAAATCCTTTGACCTGTGTGGTTTTAGGAACCGGAAAATACCTTGATGAATTAAAATACATTAAGCCGGGAGTGAGATAG
- a CDS encoding rod shape-determining protein MreC — MLWAKIYQYKEFSSVSFCFLFSLFSLFWNGNFLVRGVVNTARIGDTVSSSIDSLGDVFKSTYNKIESFETVRKERDFYKKLADEYKLLPHDLEKLKNENESLRRELKFSPLVQHPWVKAEVVSVRLNSIYRTILLDKGSDAGIKPYMPVVARALDDKGEVISSIVGKIVAVSSSSSVIQPLINSNFYMGVEIPGTNLWANLSGNSGRGTDAVLNFIDSGIIIDPRTFSSFQMGPSLPQGKEGSDLNSFSKIGKSVYTSGGSGIFPPGIPVGTIIEEGPRNGYFKTAYLRPFVKFEELKYVTVILKAPDKWALSWPEEKNISIENSIFGELNFPDETKEEKQKTTKDMNAPQVKNDKKKQESTSVPKPSEENESTEEENLKIPPVTE; from the coding sequence ATGCTCTGGGCAAAAATTTATCAGTATAAAGAATTTAGCTCGGTTAGCTTTTGTTTTTTATTTTCTCTTTTTTCTTTATTCTGGAATGGTAATTTTTTAGTCAGGGGAGTGGTGAATACCGCAAGAATAGGAGACACAGTTTCCAGTTCGATAGACTCTCTCGGAGATGTATTTAAGAGTACCTACAATAAAATCGAAAGTTTTGAAACTGTTCGCAAAGAAAGAGATTTTTATAAAAAGTTAGCCGATGAATACAAGCTACTTCCTCACGATCTTGAGAAATTAAAAAATGAAAATGAATCACTTCGCAGAGAATTAAAATTTTCTCCTTTAGTGCAACATCCTTGGGTCAAGGCTGAGGTAGTTTCTGTAAGATTGAATTCTATCTATAGAACGATTCTACTCGATAAAGGATCTGATGCAGGTATAAAACCGTACATGCCCGTTGTTGCACGTGCGTTAGACGACAAAGGAGAAGTCATTAGTTCTATTGTTGGAAAGATTGTTGCAGTTTCGTCTTCGTCGTCTGTGATTCAACCACTTATCAATTCCAATTTTTATATGGGTGTAGAGATTCCTGGCACAAACTTATGGGCAAACCTTTCCGGGAATTCTGGGAGAGGAACAGATGCAGTTTTGAATTTTATAGATAGTGGAATTATTATTGATCCAAGAACTTTTAGCTCTTTTCAGATGGGTCCTTCCCTCCCTCAGGGAAAAGAAGGCTCTGACTTAAATTCTTTTAGCAAAATCGGGAAGTCAGTATATACGTCAGGCGGAAGCGGTATTTTTCCACCCGGTATTCCAGTAGGTACAATTATAGAAGAAGGTCCAAGAAATGGATATTTTAAAACAGCTTACCTTCGTCCTTTTGTAAAATTTGAAGAATTAAAATACGTTACTGTAATCTTGAAAGCACCCGACAAGTGGGCATTGAGCTGGCCGGAAGAAAAAAACATTTCCATAGAAAATTCTATTTTCGGTGAGTTGAATTTTCCTGATGAGACAAAGGAAGAAAAGCAAAAAACTACAAAAGACATGAATGCCCCTCAAGTAAAAAATGATAAGAAAAAACAAGAGTCCACTTCTGTTCCCAAGCCATCAGAAGAAAATGAGTCAACTGAAGAAGAGAATTTAAAAATTCCACCGGTAACTGAATGA
- the mreD gene encoding rod shape-determining protein MreD, whose protein sequence is MILEKIVIFSGILIAYFLNGSNLFELGKNIKPDFMILIVTFFALRKGALSGLWVGFVGGLLSDAGLGGEISSTGMIQYKVGLHSMSFSILGYLIGKFGRAAYNENLLSVFVANFIVTLVSRIFTYFLFVIFFHSNENYGFLVTSLYNGAISPIVFFLLTWAYRLEPVEGSKI, encoded by the coding sequence ATGATATTAGAAAAAATTGTTATATTTTCGGGAATCTTGATAGCCTATTTTTTAAACGGATCCAATTTATTTGAACTCGGAAAAAATATTAAACCCGATTTCATGATTCTTATCGTAACATTTTTTGCACTTAGAAAAGGGGCGTTGAGCGGACTTTGGGTGGGTTTTGTCGGAGGGTTGTTAAGTGATGCAGGTCTTGGGGGCGAAATCAGCTCTACAGGGATGATTCAATACAAGGTCGGTCTCCATAGTATGAGCTTTTCTATTCTTGGTTATTTAATCGGGAAATTTGGTAGGGCGGCTTACAACGAAAATTTGCTATCCGTATTCGTTGCTAACTTTATTGTCACTTTGGTTTCAAGAATATTTACATACTTTCTATTCGTTATTTTTTTTCATTCCAATGAAAATTATGGATTTTTAGTGACTTCGTTATACAATGGAGCAATTTCGCCTATCGTATTTTTTCTCCTTACTTGGGCATATCGTTTAGAACCTGTGGAAGGCTCAAAAATATGA